In the genome of Deinococcus deserti VCD115, one region contains:
- a CDS encoding glutamate synthase-related protein yields the protein MERTEQRVTPAQSRAVPPTVHEIAQATQQGLYSAAEHDACGVGFVAHIKGKKSHAIVEQGLKILENLDHRGAVGADPLMGDGAGILIQIPDEFYRREMARAGVTLPPPGDYGVGMIFLPKEIASRRACEQELERAVEAEGQVVLGWRDVPVNHEMPMSPAVKEKEPVIRQIFIGAGPDTLVPDALERKLYVIRRRASNAILGLNFTHGAEYYVPSMSCRTIIYKGLLLATQVGEYYLDLQQPGLVSALALVHQRFSTNTFPEWRLAHPYRMVAHNGEINTVKGNFNWMRAREGIMQSPVLGEDLKKLYPISFEGESDTATFDNALELLVMSGYRMAHAAMMLIPEAWEQNPYLDSRRRAFYEYHASMMEPWDGPAAMVFTDGRQLGATLDRNGLRPARYIQTRDDLVILASETGVLPIPESQISKKWRLQPGKMFLIDLEQGRIIEDDDLKMHFASAQPYEQWVKNTHVTLGSVAAEGQPGPESFSEPTIRRQQAFGYTQEDLKFLMGPMALSGEEGIGSMGNDSPLAVLSSRNKPLYSYFRQLFAQVTNPPIDPIRESVVMSLLSYIGPKPNLLDVNAVNPQMRLEVKQPILDFADMAKLRSIAEHTRGKFKTVDLDITYPAEWGARGIEAKLATINARAVDAIQNGHNILIITDRRVDRERVGIPALLALSSIHHHLVREGLRMKVGLVVETGDAREVHHFAALAGYGAEAIHPYLALETLCNLHGAVPGLTGLEGIGSEKAIANYIKAVGKGLSKIMSKMGVSTYLSYCGAQLFEAVGLKADVVDKYFRGTSSQVGGIGLFEIAEEALRMHAAAFSDDPLAGNALHDGGEYAWRVRGEEHMWTPDAIAKLQHGVRSGSYSTYEEYARIINDQSRRHMTLRGLFEFRAEGATPVPLEEVESAAEIVKRFATGAMSLGSISTEAHATLAVAMNRIGGKSNTGEGGEDPARYEREMRGEQIGEGESLASILGGGRVEMDYPLQGGDSLRSKIKQVASGRFGVTTGYLVSADQIQIKMAQGAKPGEGGQLPGGKVSEYIGYLRHSVPGVGLISPPPHHDIYSIEDLAQLIHDLKNVNPRADISVKLVSEVGVGTIAAGVAKAKADHLVIAGHDGGTGASPWSSIKHAGTPWELGLAETQQTLVLNRLRDRVRVQTDGQLKTGRDVIIAALLGADEFGFATAPLVAQGCIMMRKCHLNTCPVGVATQDPALRARFQGKPEHVINYFFFVAEEARQIMAQLGIRRFEDLIGRADLLDTRAGVEHWKARGLDFSRVFYSPDVPAEVGKRHLATQDHGLSRSLDLKLIEKCRPAFETGEKIHFLQEVRNVNRTVGAMLSGELVRQHPEGLPDNTVFIQMEGTGGQSFGAFLAPGLTLYLIGDANDYTGKGLSGGRVVVRPTIEFRGKAEDNIIVGNTVLYGATSGEAFFRGVAGERFAVRLSGASAVVEGTGDHGCEYMTGGTVVVLGKTGRNFAAGMSGGVAYVLDEDGTFEQRCNTAMVSLEKVMPEDQQLALSPAHTLHRGLSDEAQLRALIESHHRWTGSARASDLLDDWDAALKRFVKVMPHEYARALRERDQHDKGTVHAADTTSMQAGPSSPLGEQGTLTK from the coding sequence ATGGAGAGAACAGAGCAGCGGGTGACTCCGGCTCAGAGCAGGGCCGTACCCCCGACCGTGCATGAAATTGCGCAGGCCACCCAGCAGGGCCTGTATTCGGCTGCAGAGCATGACGCCTGCGGAGTAGGCTTCGTGGCCCATATTAAGGGCAAAAAGAGCCACGCCATTGTTGAGCAGGGCCTGAAGATCCTGGAGAACCTCGATCACCGTGGGGCGGTGGGTGCCGATCCGCTGATGGGCGACGGCGCCGGCATCCTGATTCAGATTCCTGACGAGTTCTACCGCCGCGAGATGGCTCGGGCGGGCGTCACCCTGCCCCCTCCCGGCGACTATGGCGTGGGCATGATCTTCCTGCCCAAGGAAATCGCCTCGCGCCGCGCCTGTGAGCAGGAGCTCGAACGGGCCGTTGAGGCCGAAGGTCAGGTTGTGCTGGGCTGGCGCGATGTGCCGGTCAATCACGAAATGCCCATGAGCCCGGCCGTGAAGGAAAAGGAACCGGTCATCCGGCAGATATTTATCGGTGCCGGCCCGGATACGCTGGTTCCCGACGCCCTGGAGCGCAAGCTGTACGTGATCCGCCGCCGGGCGTCCAACGCCATCCTGGGGCTGAACTTCACCCACGGCGCCGAGTACTACGTGCCCAGCATGTCGTGCCGCACGATTATCTACAAAGGCCTGCTGCTGGCCACCCAGGTCGGCGAGTACTACCTGGACCTGCAGCAGCCCGGCCTGGTCTCGGCCCTGGCGCTGGTGCACCAGCGTTTTTCGACCAACACCTTCCCGGAGTGGCGTCTGGCGCACCCCTACCGCATGGTCGCCCACAACGGCGAGATCAATACCGTCAAGGGCAACTTCAACTGGATGCGCGCCCGCGAGGGCATTATGCAGAGCCCGGTGCTGGGCGAGGACCTGAAGAAGCTCTACCCGATCTCCTTCGAGGGTGAGTCCGATACAGCCACCTTCGACAACGCGCTGGAACTGCTGGTCATGTCCGGCTACCGCATGGCGCACGCCGCCATGATGCTGATTCCCGAGGCCTGGGAGCAGAACCCGTACCTGGACTCGCGCCGGCGCGCCTTCTACGAGTACCACGCCAGCATGATGGAGCCCTGGGATGGCCCAGCCGCCATGGTGTTCACCGACGGCCGCCAGCTGGGCGCCACACTGGACCGCAACGGTCTGCGCCCGGCACGCTACATCCAGACCCGCGACGATCTGGTGATTCTGGCCTCGGAAACCGGCGTGCTGCCCATTCCTGAAAGCCAGATCTCCAAGAAGTGGAGGCTGCAGCCCGGCAAGATGTTCCTGATCGACCTGGAACAGGGCCGCATCATCGAGGACGACGACCTCAAGATGCACTTCGCGTCTGCGCAGCCCTACGAGCAGTGGGTCAAAAACACCCACGTGACCCTGGGCTCGGTGGCGGCAGAAGGTCAGCCTGGTCCCGAGAGTTTCTCGGAACCGACCATCCGCCGTCAGCAGGCGTTCGGCTACACGCAGGAGGACCTGAAATTCCTGATGGGCCCGATGGCGCTGAGCGGCGAGGAAGGCATCGGCTCGATGGGCAACGACTCTCCGCTGGCGGTGCTGTCTTCGCGCAACAAGCCGCTGTACAGCTACTTCCGGCAGCTGTTCGCGCAGGTCACCAACCCACCCATTGACCCCATCCGCGAGTCCGTGGTGATGTCGCTGCTGTCGTACATCGGGCCCAAGCCCAACCTGCTGGACGTCAACGCGGTCAATCCGCAGATGCGCCTGGAGGTCAAGCAGCCCATCCTGGACTTCGCCGATATGGCCAAGCTGCGTTCCATCGCGGAACACACCCGCGGCAAGTTCAAGACCGTTGACCTGGACATCACCTATCCGGCTGAATGGGGCGCACGCGGCATCGAGGCCAAGCTGGCGACCATCAACGCGCGGGCTGTGGACGCTATTCAGAACGGCCACAACATCCTGATCATCACCGACCGCCGGGTAGACCGTGAGCGTGTGGGCATTCCGGCCCTGCTGGCGCTGAGCAGCATTCACCACCATCTGGTGCGCGAGGGGCTGCGTATGAAGGTCGGTCTGGTCGTGGAGACCGGTGACGCCCGCGAGGTGCATCACTTCGCCGCGCTGGCCGGCTACGGCGCCGAAGCCATTCACCCGTACCTGGCCCTGGAGACCCTGTGCAACCTGCACGGAGCGGTTCCCGGACTGACCGGCCTGGAGGGGATCGGCAGCGAAAAAGCCATTGCCAACTACATCAAGGCAGTCGGCAAGGGCCTGAGCAAGATCATGTCCAAGATGGGCGTCAGCACGTACCTTAGCTACTGCGGCGCGCAGCTGTTCGAAGCGGTGGGCCTGAAGGCCGACGTGGTGGACAAGTACTTCCGCGGCACGTCCAGTCAGGTGGGCGGTATCGGCCTGTTCGAGATTGCCGAGGAAGCCCTGCGCATGCACGCGGCGGCCTTCAGCGACGATCCGCTGGCAGGAAATGCCCTGCATGACGGCGGCGAGTACGCCTGGCGCGTGCGCGGCGAGGAGCACATGTGGACGCCCGACGCCATAGCCAAGCTGCAGCATGGCGTGCGCAGCGGTTCGTACAGCACCTACGAGGAATACGCCCGGATCATCAATGACCAGAGCCGGCGTCACATGACGCTGCGCGGCCTGTTCGAATTCCGTGCCGAGGGCGCCACGCCTGTGCCGCTGGAGGAAGTGGAGAGCGCCGCCGAGATCGTCAAGCGCTTCGCGACCGGGGCCATGAGCCTGGGCTCGATTTCCACCGAGGCGCACGCCACGCTGGCTGTGGCCATGAACCGGATTGGCGGCAAGTCCAACACCGGAGAAGGTGGCGAGGACCCCGCCCGCTACGAGCGCGAAATGCGCGGCGAGCAGATCGGAGAAGGCGAGTCGCTGGCCAGCATTCTGGGCGGGGGCCGTGTAGAGATGGACTACCCCCTGCAGGGCGGCGACTCTCTGCGCAGCAAGATCAAGCAGGTGGCCTCAGGACGTTTCGGCGTCACCACCGGCTACCTGGTCTCGGCTGACCAGATACAGATCAAGATGGCTCAGGGCGCCAAACCCGGCGAGGGCGGACAGCTGCCCGGCGGCAAGGTCAGCGAGTACATCGGCTACCTGCGTCACAGCGTACCGGGCGTCGGACTGATCAGCCCGCCGCCGCACCACGACATCTACTCCATCGAGGATCTCGCTCAGCTGATCCACGACCTGAAGAACGTCAACCCGCGTGCGGACATCTCGGTCAAGCTGGTTTCGGAAGTGGGTGTGGGCACCATCGCCGCTGGCGTCGCCAAGGCCAAGGCCGACCATCTGGTGATCGCAGGGCACGACGGCGGCACCGGCGCAAGCCCCTGGAGCTCCATCAAGCACGCCGGTACCCCCTGGGAACTGGGCCTCGCCGAAACGCAGCAGACGCTGGTGCTCAACCGCCTGCGTGACCGCGTGCGCGTGCAGACCGACGGTCAGCTCAAGACCGGCCGCGACGTGATCATCGCCGCGCTGCTGGGCGCCGACGAGTTCGGCTTCGCGACCGCGCCGCTGGTCGCTCAGGGCTGCATCATGATGCGCAAGTGTCACCTGAACACCTGCCCGGTCGGCGTGGCCACCCAGGACCCGGCCCTGCGCGCCCGGTTCCAGGGCAAGCCCGAGCATGTCATCAACTACTTCTTCTTTGTGGCCGAGGAAGCCCGCCAGATCATGGCGCAACTGGGCATCCGCCGCTTCGAGGACCTGATCGGCCGCGCGGACCTGCTGGATACGCGTGCCGGGGTGGAGCACTGGAAGGCGCGTGGGCTGGACTTCAGCCGCGTGTTCTACAGCCCTGACGTTCCGGCCGAGGTGGGCAAGCGTCATCTGGCCACGCAGGACCATGGCCTGAGCCGTTCGCTGGACCTGAAACTCATCGAGAAGTGCCGGCCGGCCTTCGAAACCGGCGAGAAGATCCACTTCCTGCAGGAAGTGCGCAACGTCAACCGCACGGTCGGCGCCATGCTGTCCGGCGAACTGGTGCGCCAGCATCCCGAAGGGCTGCCGGACAACACCGTGTTCATTCAGATGGAAGGTACCGGCGGGCAGTCCTTCGGCGCGTTCCTTGCTCCGGGCCTGACACTGTACCTGATCGGTGACGCCAACGACTACACCGGCAAGGGCCTGTCTGGCGGGCGCGTGGTCGTGCGGCCTACCATCGAGTTCCGTGGCAAGGCCGAGGACAACATCATCGTCGGCAACACCGTGCTGTACGGCGCGACCAGCGGAGAGGCCTTCTTCCGCGGGGTGGCGGGCGAGCGCTTCGCGGTGCGGCTCTCGGGCGCCTCGGCGGTTGTCGAAGGCACCGGCGATCACGGCTGCGAATACATGACTGGCGGCACCGTGGTTGTGCTGGGCAAGACAGGACGCAACTTCGCGGCCGGAATGTCGGGAGGCGTGGCGTACGTGCTCGACGAGGACGGTACCTTCGAGCAGCGGTGCAATACGGCCATGGTCAGCCTGGAAAAGGTCATGCCCGAAGACCAGCAGCTGGCTCTGAGCCCTGCGCATACCCTGCACCGCGGCCTGTCCGACGAAGCTCAGCTGCGCGCCCTGATCGAGTCGCACCACCGCTGGACCGGATCGGCCCGCGCCAGCGACCTGCTCGACGACTGGGACGCCGCCCTGAAGCGCTTTGTCAAGGTGATGCCGCACGAGTACGCCCGAGCCCTGCGCGAGCGCGACCAGCACGACAAAGGCACGGTGCATGCCGCCGATACCACCAGCATGCAGGCCGGCCCCAGCTCCCCTCTGGGCGAGCAGGGCACCCTTACGAAATAA
- a CDS encoding DUF2157 domain-containing protein: MTPPDAWRRALPEALQRWQTQGLLSMEQVQAILAAEGLSPHGARPAPAPWAVIVSATGALVLGLGVLALVGTNWQDLPGWGKLLCVLLPMLGAYAGGYRLRDDPHREAHHLPALGAALYLLGGVLFGALLALLAQAEQAPVDTSALLALWGLGLLMLGYAVRLPASLHLALPLGVVIPLLGVFGSSPLSRLSTLEAACMTIAGVGAAMLVTAQLHGPPGSHHILSHPWAFWGPPLMLGGIYALHHTTAQNFSPALGLCLLLALGTVWLGQTWRRAAWINWGLLTTGLVILTVYFELLGSLAVTGLALVGAGVLLLGLGWSLERARRHLNPDMEKRP, from the coding sequence ATGACCCCTCCGGACGCGTGGCGTAGAGCCCTGCCGGAAGCCCTGCAACGCTGGCAGACGCAGGGCCTGCTGAGCATGGAACAGGTTCAGGCGATTCTGGCCGCCGAGGGACTGAGCCCTCACGGCGCGCGCCCTGCCCCTGCACCCTGGGCGGTGATCGTCTCGGCGACCGGCGCCCTGGTTCTGGGGCTGGGCGTGCTGGCACTGGTGGGCACGAACTGGCAGGACCTGCCTGGCTGGGGCAAGCTGCTGTGCGTGCTGCTGCCCATGCTGGGCGCCTATGCTGGAGGCTACCGCCTGCGGGACGACCCTCACCGGGAAGCCCATCATCTGCCTGCCCTGGGCGCCGCGCTGTATCTGCTGGGGGGCGTGCTGTTCGGCGCTCTGCTGGCCCTGCTGGCCCAGGCCGAGCAGGCCCCGGTCGATACGTCTGCCCTGCTGGCCCTCTGGGGTCTGGGCCTCCTGATGCTGGGGTACGCGGTCAGGCTGCCTGCCTCACTGCATCTGGCGCTGCCGCTGGGCGTGGTTATTCCGCTGCTGGGGGTGTTCGGGTCCAGCCCGCTGTCCAGGCTCAGCACTCTGGAAGCCGCCTGCATGACGATTGCCGGGGTGGGCGCAGCCATGCTTGTCACCGCGCAGCTGCACGGACCCCCGGGCAGTCACCACATCCTGTCGCATCCCTGGGCCTTCTGGGGGCCGCCCCTGATGCTGGGAGGTATCTATGCCCTGCATCACACCACGGCACAGAACTTCTCGCCGGCGCTGGGACTGTGTCTGCTGCTGGCCCTCGGCACGGTCTGGCTGGGGCAGACCTGGCGACGCGCCGCCTGGATCAACTGGGGTCTGCTGACCACCGGACTGGTTATCCTGACCGTCTACTTCGAGCTGCTGGGCAGCCTGGCCGTGACCGGACTGGCGCTGGTCGGGGCCGGGGTGCTTCTGCTGGGACTCGGCTGGTCGCTCGAACGCGCCCGGCGCCATCTGAATCCGGACATGGAGAAACGTCCATGA
- a CDS encoding GDYXXLXY domain-containing protein has product MKRLTAARRLSLAVAAQLALAFGLLVPGTVDRLNGQEITLETRLADPRDVLRGQYMTLEYPISRVAADPDVKAPGVAYVPLVERAGLWTGDRATSRRPTSGIFLRGRVQAVVDGQALLTYGLERFYLSETAAQEQVQASGELRARVLVGASGRSRLLGLSRGGVAIR; this is encoded by the coding sequence ATGAAGAGACTCACGGCGGCCCGCCGCCTAAGCCTTGCAGTCGCGGCGCAGCTCGCGCTGGCCTTTGGCCTGCTGGTGCCGGGAACAGTTGACCGTCTGAATGGCCAGGAAATTACGCTTGAAACGCGGCTGGCCGATCCGCGCGACGTGCTTCGTGGCCAGTACATGACCCTGGAATATCCCATCAGCCGCGTGGCTGCTGACCCGGATGTCAAGGCCCCGGGCGTGGCGTACGTACCCCTGGTTGAACGCGCCGGACTCTGGACGGGTGACCGGGCGACGTCCCGCCGGCCCACGTCGGGCATTTTTCTGCGCGGCCGGGTCCAGGCAGTCGTGGATGGTCAGGCTCTGCTGACCTATGGTCTGGAACGCTTCTACCTCAGTGAAACAGCGGCGCAGGAGCAGGTCCAGGCCAGCGGGGAGCTCCGGGCGCGGGTGCTGGTCGGGGCATCAGGCCGGTCGCGGCTGCTGGGCCTGTCCCGCGGCGGCGTGGCTATCCGCTAG
- a CDS encoding metallophosphoesterase — protein sequence MTPPSSSQLSQLTRRRLLQGMLGLGLGGAVLGGAGVTQAYQFGVVREQQGVRGLRKPLRAAFLTDLHYGPLIGVRSVRAWVRAANALRPDVVLLGGDYLDIEPGGEATPLLRELAGLQAPLGVYGVWGNHDYRSFGRSGAGPGWVSRRNELHGLFAQAGVTMLRNEGRVVRDDLYLGGVDDLTTGDPDLPAALYGGGSRATLLLSHNPDLLPDLPGPVGLVLCGHTHGGQIRLPWVGAPVVPSRYGQRYVMGWVQGAFGTPAYVSRGLGVTGVPMRMLCEPELTLLTLTPT from the coding sequence ATGACGCCGCCTTCTTCATCTCAACTGTCTCAGTTAACCCGCAGGAGGCTCCTGCAGGGAATGCTGGGTCTGGGGCTCGGTGGCGCCGTGTTGGGCGGTGCAGGAGTGACCCAGGCTTACCAGTTCGGGGTGGTGCGGGAACAGCAGGGTGTGCGGGGCCTGCGCAAGCCCCTGCGCGCGGCCTTCCTGACAGATCTGCACTACGGACCACTGATCGGGGTTCGCAGTGTCCGGGCCTGGGTGCGGGCGGCCAATGCTCTGCGGCCGGATGTGGTGCTGCTGGGTGGGGATTATCTGGACATCGAGCCGGGAGGCGAGGCCACACCCCTGCTGCGGGAACTGGCCGGGCTGCAGGCGCCGCTGGGGGTATACGGCGTATGGGGCAACCATGATTACAGAAGTTTCGGACGCTCCGGCGCCGGTCCGGGATGGGTAAGCCGGCGAAATGAACTGCACGGGCTCTTTGCGCAGGCTGGCGTCACCATGCTGCGTAACGAGGGCCGTGTGGTGCGCGATGATCTGTACCTGGGTGGTGTGGATGACCTGACCACCGGCGACCCTGACCTGCCGGCTGCCCTGTACGGCGGGGGCAGCCGGGCCACGCTGCTGCTCAGCCATAACCCCGACCTGCTGCCTGACCTGCCAGGACCCGTGGGGCTGGTGCTGTGCGGCCACACCCATGGCGGGCAGATCCGGCTGCCTTGGGTGGGTGCGCCGGTGGTGCCCAGCCGTTATGGGCAGCGCTACGTGATGGGCTGGGTGCAGGGGGCCTTCGGAACCCCCGCCTATGTCAGTCGTGGCCTGGGTGTGACTGGTGTGCCCATGCGCATGCTGTGCGAGCCTGAACTGACGCTGCTGACCCTTACGCCCACCTGA
- a CDS encoding metallophosphoesterase, with protein MSGRTVVVLPDLHGRADLLRAAVHRYPEAHFLGLGDAIDRGPRSLETVQLLMDLHAEGRATLLMGNHERMMQEGLRWYRQYQSTRDMTDYRRGMEGFQWWMRAGGETVRREVSPLTLEAFPPLLEAYLAVLRRVVYVTDDGQIHDDLPTAPSVLVSHASPPVQHPRHPNPLSAALWLRPFEGPFPLPESVIYSVHGHTPVPIPTRLGRHLYVDLGAYETGRLAVTELNVQALPKVTVLCGPGRPELGGRYSRFGEPLAAQAEQLPISSPRF; from the coding sequence ATGAGTGGCCGCACCGTCGTGGTGCTGCCAGACCTGCACGGCCGTGCGGACCTGCTGCGCGCGGCCGTGCACCGTTACCCCGAGGCCCACTTTCTGGGACTGGGTGACGCCATTGACCGCGGGCCGCGCAGCCTGGAAACCGTACAGCTGCTGATGGACCTGCATGCCGAGGGCCGCGCGACCCTGCTGATGGGCAACCACGAGCGCATGATGCAAGAAGGCCTGCGCTGGTACCGGCAGTATCAGAGCACCCGGGACATGACCGACTACCGCCGCGGCATGGAGGGCTTTCAGTGGTGGATGCGCGCTGGCGGCGAGACGGTTCGCCGCGAAGTCAGCCCCCTCACGCTGGAAGCTTTTCCCCCACTGCTGGAGGCTTACCTGGCCGTGCTGCGGCGGGTGGTGTATGTCACTGATGACGGCCAGATACACGATGATCTGCCAACGGCGCCCAGTGTTCTCGTGTCGCATGCATCCCCGCCAGTCCAGCACCCGCGGCATCCCAACCCGCTGTCTGCAGCGCTGTGGCTGCGGCCCTTCGAAGGCCCTTTTCCCCTGCCGGAAAGCGTGATCTACAGCGTGCACGGGCATACGCCCGTTCCCATCCCCACACGCCTGGGCCGGCATCTGTACGTGGATCTGGGCGCTTACGAGACCGGACGTCTGGCGGTCACAGAGCTCAATGTGCAGGCCCTGCCCAAGGTGACTGTTCTGTGCGGACCCGGGCGTCCGGAACTGGGAGGACGCTATTCCCGCTTCGGTGAGCCACTGGCCGCGCAGGCCGAACAGCTGCCCATCTCCTCTCCACGCTTCTGA
- a CDS encoding SRPBCC family protein has protein sequence MNLSYSGQEQVSAPPATVWAFVQDPEQVARCLPEVREVRVIDPHTADATVQVGLGLLRGQFRFRLELTPDQTQGLVRVRVQGGGLGSTVELNAQAGVVDQGNGTTLLDWQGSAVLGGTVTRVGGRQLDSLAQRLIVRTFRTMASRINASSGTLA, from the coding sequence ATGAACCTCAGCTATTCGGGACAGGAACAGGTTTCAGCGCCGCCGGCAACCGTGTGGGCTTTTGTACAGGACCCGGAGCAGGTTGCGCGCTGCCTGCCGGAAGTGCGGGAGGTCCGGGTCATTGACCCACACACGGCTGACGCCACCGTTCAGGTGGGCCTGGGCCTGCTGCGTGGTCAGTTCAGGTTCCGCCTGGAGTTGACGCCTGATCAGACGCAGGGCCTGGTCAGGGTACGCGTTCAGGGCGGCGGATTGGGCAGTACGGTAGAGCTGAATGCTCAGGCGGGCGTGGTGGATCAGGGGAACGGCACCACCCTGCTGGACTGGCAGGGCAGCGCTGTGTTGGGCGGGACCGTCACCCGGGTTGGCGGGCGTCAGCTGGACAGCCTGGCCCAGCGCCTGATTGTGCGGACTTTCCGGACGATGGCTTCGCGCATCAATGCATCTTCGGGAACGCTGGCCTGA
- a CDS encoding ABC transporter permease subunit gives MRNALLIADLSLREAVRKRLMSVLLVLSALFVGFFLFGIFKLDSELDARAVNAGLESRSTTGAANLPVMWATALGMYLVFFLGVMMSVLSTVGSVSADIENGVMQSVIARPVSRAQLVLGRWLGFAAVNMSYMALLSAALLGGIWVITGYLPPAPLPAVALIILAVMLLTALTVLGSTLFTTLANGIGVFVLYSLGFMGGILSFIGTLSDNQTLTTLGRVANVVMPTNSLWLGASYHLQSPLMLEVGRVSRGANPLFGTEPASTGLIVWAALLSVLAVAGGMWRLSRRDL, from the coding sequence ATGCGTAACGCCCTTTTAATTGCCGACCTGTCGCTGCGTGAAGCGGTGCGTAAACGCCTGATGTCGGTGTTGCTGGTGCTCAGCGCCCTGTTCGTCGGATTTTTTCTGTTCGGGATTTTCAAGCTGGATTCCGAGCTTGACGCCCGCGCTGTAAACGCTGGCCTGGAAAGCCGCAGCACCACGGGCGCGGCGAACCTGCCGGTCATGTGGGCCACCGCGCTGGGCATGTACCTGGTGTTTTTTCTGGGCGTGATGATGTCGGTGCTGTCCACGGTCGGGTCGGTCAGCGCGGACATCGAGAACGGCGTCATGCAGAGCGTCATCGCACGTCCGGTGTCACGCGCGCAGCTGGTGCTGGGCCGCTGGCTGGGTTTCGCCGCTGTGAATATGTCTTACATGGCCCTGCTCAGCGCAGCTCTGCTGGGAGGCATCTGGGTGATCACCGGGTACCTGCCGCCCGCGCCGCTGCCGGCCGTGGCCCTGATCATCCTGGCCGTCATGCTGCTCACGGCCCTGACGGTGCTGGGCAGCACGCTGTTTACCACCCTGGCCAACGGCATCGGGGTGTTCGTGCTGTACAGCCTGGGCTTTATGGGGGGCATCCTGAGCTTTATCGGTACCCTGTCGGACAACCAGACCCTGACCACACTGGGCCGGGTGGCCAATGTGGTCATGCCGACCAACAGCCTGTGGCTGGGGGCCAGTTACCACCTGCAATCCCCGCTGATGCTGGAAGTCGGCCGCGTTTCACGCGGTGCCAATCCCTTGTTCGGAACCGAACCTGCCAGCACTGGCCTGATCGTGTGGGCTGCGCTGTTAAGTGTGCTGGCAGTGGCAGGAGGTATGTGGCGCCTGAGCCGGCGTGACCTGTGA
- a CDS encoding ABC transporter ATP-binding protein codes for MNTQPSDTGAAIETRDLRKVYRGRAVVDGLSLHVPRGEVFGFLGPNGAGKSTTVKMLLGLVLPSSGVAQVLGGRPSDPRVRARLGFLPEQFRFQTWMTAEEFLRFHGRLAGVPDPELRVRIPQVLETVGLGGRGRETLSGYSKGMLQRCGLAGALLAHPELVFLDEPTSALDPIGRVEVREIIEGLRAQGVSVFLNSHLLSEVEQVCDRVAFVKAGRVLMQGSMRELLGGVVPVTLRLGTLPAGLLDTLARLGEVRHTDLQIPGRAEVELWLAQEDQLPAVADAVHASGAQLYAMTPRRPDLETLFLELNETPEVSHA; via the coding sequence GTGAACACTCAGCCCTCAGATACAGGCGCGGCCATCGAGACGCGTGACCTCCGGAAGGTGTACCGGGGCCGGGCAGTGGTGGACGGCCTGAGCCTCCACGTGCCGCGCGGGGAGGTGTTCGGCTTTCTGGGACCCAACGGAGCCGGCAAAAGCACCACCGTGAAAATGCTGCTGGGTCTGGTATTGCCCAGCAGCGGCGTAGCGCAGGTGCTGGGCGGGCGTCCATCGGACCCACGGGTGCGGGCCCGGCTTGGCTTTCTGCCCGAGCAGTTCCGCTTCCAGACCTGGATGACTGCCGAGGAGTTCCTGCGGTTTCATGGTCGTCTGGCCGGAGTGCCCGACCCCGAATTGCGCGTGCGGATTCCTCAGGTGCTGGAAACCGTGGGGCTAGGTGGACGGGGCCGCGAGACGCTCAGCGGCTACAGCAAGGGCATGTTGCAGCGCTGCGGGTTGGCCGGCGCCCTGCTGGCGCACCCTGAACTGGTGTTTCTGGATGAGCCAACCAGCGCCCTGGACCCCATTGGGCGGGTGGAGGTCCGCGAGATCATCGAGGGCCTGCGGGCGCAGGGTGTCAGCGTCTTCCTGAATTCACACCTGCTTTCGGAAGTGGAGCAGGTGTGTGACCGGGTGGCTTTCGTGAAAGCTGGACGGGTCCTGATGCAGGGCAGCATGCGTGAGCTGCTGGGCGGGGTGGTGCCGGTGACCCTACGCCTGGGGACCCTGCCGGCAGGACTTCTGGACACCCTGGCCCGCCTGGGCGAGGTCCGTCACACCGACCTGCAAATCCCTGGACGCGCCGAGGTGGAGCTCTGGCTGGCGCAGGAGGATCAGCTGCCGGCGGTGGCGGACGCGGTTCACGCGAGTGGCGCGCAGCTCTACGCCATGACACCGCGCCGCCCGGATCTGGAAACCCTGTTCCTGGAGCTGAACGAGACCCCGGAGGTTTCCCATGCGTAA